One window of Chryseobacterium indologenes genomic DNA carries:
- a CDS encoding IS3 family transposase (programmed frameshift), translating into MKAQELKKEKHTQRDYSIGFKLRVVSQVENGDYTYKQAQKEYGIQGRSTVLVWLRRYGNLDWSKPKFHIMHNSKETPAQKIKRLEKELADEKLKTKVLNTMIDMSDKQYGTQIRKKFSSQQSFRLHREGISISRLCRLFGISRQAVYQNKQRSLTREKELLKIKILVQKVRMEMPRLGTRKLYYLLKEGFKNEGIKIGRDALFAYLKRENMLVRAQKKYVKTTFSKHWLRKHPNLLKELKIAKAEQVFVSDITYIKTRESTCYLSLVTDAYSRKIMGYSLSSNMNTENVAKALKMAVKNRVSNTPLIHHSDRGLQYCSGYYQNMLNKNRIKPSMTDGYDCYQNALAERINGILKQEFLFCKTKNIQDLNSLIKESINIYNTKRPHLSLNMQTPDKVHKKSEENKYFSGLNIV; encoded by the exons ATGAAAGCTCAAGAATTAAAAAAGGAAAAACATACTCAAAGAGATTACAGTATAGGCTTTAAATTACGAGTTGTTTCTCAGGTAGAAAACGGTGATTACACTTATAAACAAGCCCAAAAAGAATATGGTATCCAAGGCAGAAGTACAGTTTTGGTTTGGTTGCGAAGATATGGTAACTTAGATTGGAGTAAACCTAAATTCCATATTATGCATAACTCTAAAGAAACTCCGGCTCAAAAAATTAAGCGTTTGGAAAAAGAATTAGCTGATGAAAAGCTAAAAACTAAGGTTCTTAATACCATGATTGATATGTCAGATAAGCAGTATGGCACCCAAATCAGAAAAAAGTTTTCCTCCCAACAATCTT TCAGACTCCACAGAGAAGGAATAAGCATATCCAGGCTGTGCAGATTGTTTGGGATAAGCCGTCAGGCAGTTTATCAAAATAAGCAGAGGAGCTTAACCCGTGAAAAAGAATTACTAAAAATAAAGATACTCGTACAAAAAGTACGAATGGAAATGCCCAGACTTGGAACCAGAAAGCTTTATTACCTACTTAAAGAAGGGTTCAAAAATGAAGGAATCAAAATAGGCAGAGATGCTTTATTTGCTTATCTAAAAAGAGAGAATATGCTTGTGCGTGCTCAAAAAAAGTATGTTAAGACAACTTTTTCAAAACATTGGCTTAGAAAACATCCTAATTTATTGAAAGAATTAAAGATCGCAAAAGCAGAACAGGTTTTTGTAAGCGATATAACTTATATTAAAACAAGGGAATCTACCTGCTATTTGTCTTTAGTAACAGATGCTTACAGCAGAAAAATCATGGGATATTCATTAAGCTCAAATATGAATACTGAGAATGTAGCCAAAGCTTTAAAAATGGCAGTGAAAAATAGAGTTTCAAATACTCCTTTGATTCATCATTCAGATAGAGGACTGCAGTACTGTTCTGGCTATTACCAAAACATGCTTAATAAAAATAGAATAAAACCTTCTATGACTGATGGTTATGATTGTTATCAAAATGCATTGGCTGAGAGAATTAATGGAATATTAAAGCAGGAATTCCTGTTTTGTAAAACAAAGAATATACAAGACTTAAACTCCTTGATAAAAGAAAGTATTAATATCTACAATACTAAAAGACCACATTTAAGTCTTAATATGCAAACGCCAGATAAAGTGCATAAAAAATCCGAAGAAAATAAATACTTCTCCGGATTAAATATTGTCTAA
- a CDS encoding IS3 family transposase (programmed frameshift), with amino-acid sequence MKKSKFTESQIVFALKQSETGVKVQEICRKMGISEATYYNWKKKYGGLGISELRRLRQLEEENSQLKKLVADLSLDKQILQDVLKKKVLKPAQKRGLASEIHDNYKVSLRRSCDLVILQRTVYYYQSHRRDDTALRMRLVELSQIRVRYGIQRLQVLLRREGWKDNHKRVYRIYCEEGLNLRRKKNKRIKSARNRKPTDGTSSSLHECWSMDFMSDALFDGKRFRLFTLVDNYSRKCLAIEAGISIKGENVTEILKNITFEEKVFPERIKIDNGPEFISKELDRWAYEKNVELEFSRPGKPTDNAFIESFNGSLRDECLSVNWFLSLQDAQEKLNAWKLDYNDYRPHSSLGNLTPNEFIEMQSKKQISLF; translated from the exons ATGAAAAAGAGCAAATTCACGGAGAGCCAGATTGTCTTCGCCTTAAAGCAATCTGAGACAGGGGTCAAGGTTCAGGAAATCTGTCGTAAAATGGGCATCAGTGAGGCAACCTATTACAATTGGAAAAAGAAATATGGGGGATTGGGTATTTCTGAGCTTCGGAGGTTACGACAGTTGGAAGAAGAAAATAGCCAGCTTAAGAAACTGGTTGCCGATTTAAGTTTGGATAAGCAAATTCTACAGGATGTTTTGAAAA AAAAAGTTCTGAAGCCAGCTCAAAAACGTGGGTTGGCTTCAGAAATACATGATAATTATAAGGTATCATTAAGAAGAAGCTGTGATTTGGTAATTCTGCAACGAACGGTTTATTACTATCAATCTCACCGTAGGGATGATACGGCCCTTAGAATGCGGCTGGTGGAGCTTTCACAAATTCGTGTCCGTTATGGCATTCAACGCTTGCAAGTTCTTCTCAGGCGTGAGGGTTGGAAAGATAATCATAAACGAGTGTATCGGATTTATTGTGAGGAAGGCTTGAATCTGCGTAGAAAGAAGAACAAGAGAATAAAATCCGCAAGAAACAGAAAGCCTACGGATGGTACATCCTCCAGTTTACACGAATGCTGGAGCATGGATTTCATGAGCGATGCCTTGTTTGATGGGAAGAGATTTAGGCTTTTCACTTTAGTTGATAATTATAGTAGAAAATGCTTGGCCATTGAGGCGGGAATTTCCATCAAGGGAGAAAACGTCACAGAAATATTAAAAAACATTACCTTTGAAGAGAAGGTTTTTCCCGAGCGTATCAAAATAGATAATGGTCCTGAATTTATCAGCAAGGAATTGGATAGATGGGCTTATGAAAAGAATGTAGAATTGGAATTCTCCAGACCTGGAAAACCTACTGATAATGCATTTATAGAGAGCTTTAACGGTTCATTGAGGGATGAGTGTCTAAGCGTAAATTGGTTTTTGTCGCTTCAGGATGCACAGGAAAAATTAAATGCATGGAAGTTGGATTATAATGATTACAGACCGCATAGCTCATTAGGAAATCTAACCCCGAATGAGTTCATCGAAATGCAATCAAAAAAGCAAATTTCTCTATTTTAG
- a CDS encoding M20/M25/M40 family metallo-hydrolase, producing the protein MKKILGTSLLLLGMAAFGQSKEDSIQFRKISTEILNNGKGYTELRELTKNIGHRLSGSEAYEKSVKWAEQKLRDAGADKVWLQEVMIPVWERGKESLHIQTANGKWKSLKMLSLGNSEGTGGKDVSGEIIMVKSMEEYDKLPAEKVKDKIVFFNYPFSQSFVETFKAYGDAAKYRTTAASLTAKKGGKFAIVRSLSSAFDDVPHTGAMRYEDKVSKIPAVAIGSTTADELEALLKSQKITAKLNSNCGMKGEKLSHSVIGEITGKKDQSVIVVGGHLDSWDVGEGAHDDGAGIVQSIEVLRTFKKLGIQNNHTIRVVCFANEENGVKGGIQYGKTVKEKNEKHLFAIETDAGGFAPRGIALDMDDAKRNQIKGWSNLFLPYGVYNFEERFSGTDLYPLHDMGIPAAELMPDSQRYFDIHHTEEDTFEKVNRRELLLGATALTQIIYMIDKNW; encoded by the coding sequence ATGAAAAAGATACTTGGAACTTCATTATTGCTTTTGGGAATGGCAGCTTTTGGCCAGTCTAAAGAAGATTCTATCCAGTTCAGAAAAATTTCTACAGAAATCCTGAACAATGGAAAAGGATATACAGAGCTGAGAGAGCTTACAAAAAATATAGGCCATCGTTTAAGCGGATCTGAAGCCTATGAAAAGTCTGTAAAATGGGCAGAACAAAAACTCCGTGATGCCGGAGCTGATAAAGTATGGCTTCAGGAAGTCATGATCCCGGTATGGGAAAGAGGAAAAGAATCCCTGCACATCCAGACTGCTAACGGAAAATGGAAAAGTCTTAAGATGCTTTCCCTTGGAAATTCTGAAGGAACAGGAGGAAAAGATGTTTCGGGAGAAATTATCATGGTAAAATCTATGGAAGAATATGACAAACTTCCAGCTGAAAAGGTAAAAGATAAGATTGTATTCTTCAATTATCCTTTCAGTCAGTCATTTGTCGAGACTTTCAAAGCCTATGGTGATGCTGCAAAATACAGAACGACAGCAGCATCTTTAACAGCTAAAAAAGGAGGTAAATTTGCTATCGTAAGATCTCTGTCTTCTGCTTTTGATGATGTCCCTCACACCGGAGCCATGCGCTACGAAGACAAAGTCTCCAAAATACCGGCCGTAGCTATCGGAAGCACAACAGCAGACGAACTGGAAGCTTTACTGAAAAGCCAGAAAATCACCGCTAAACTTAACTCCAACTGCGGTATGAAAGGCGAAAAGCTTTCCCATTCTGTAATCGGGGAAATTACCGGTAAAAAAGACCAGAGCGTTATTGTTGTCGGCGGACATCTTGATTCCTGGGATGTAGGTGAAGGTGCTCATGATGACGGAGCCGGAATTGTTCAAAGTATAGAGGTTTTGAGAACTTTTAAAAAGCTGGGAATACAAAATAACCATACCATCAGAGTGGTCTGCTTTGCCAATGAAGAAAACGGAGTAAAAGGCGGAATTCAATACGGTAAAACGGTAAAAGAGAAGAATGAAAAACATCTTTTTGCGATAGAAACAGATGCCGGAGGCTTTGCACCGAGAGGAATTGCCCTGGATATGGATGATGCCAAAAGAAATCAGATCAAAGGCTGGTCAAACCTGTTCCTTCCTTATGGAGTGTATAATTTTGAAGAGCGGTTTTCCGGAACAGATCTCTACCCACTTCATGACATGGGAATTCCTGCCGCTGAATTGATGCCGGATTCTCAGCGTTATTTCGACATCCATCATACAGAAGAGGATACTTTTGAAAAGGTGAACCGAAGAGAGCTATTATTAGGCGCTACAGCTTTAACGCAGATTATCTACATGATTGATAAAAACTGGTAA
- a CDS encoding M28 family peptidase — protein sequence MKKIFIILPLFLSGFLFSQKKPQKNPAKKTTLAKFNYHDEFRKISDEIMTNGKAYDNLGELTKGIGSRFSATPGYTKAVEWAEKKFKEIGIDMIWRQEAKAPVWIRGKESLQIKAGNGDWKNIRMLSFGNSEGTGGKDLTGEIILINSTSELNAMSIGQLKDKIVFVNVPMDPKIINTSDSYLQTAKSKLISASIIAKTGAKALIIRSLTTANDDTPHAKMIYYEPDDKIKIPALSIGVRSADELEKTLKKQKVMAKINMTAESKGDTTNPNIIAEIQGKKDSKVIVLGAQLDSWDFGEGAIDDGTGVVQCIEVLRTLKALGYENNHTIRVVLYANSENGGQGREMYAAFVKKRDEKHVFALGTDAGGYSPRGFSLDMSPQRRRLIYPWKEYFLPYGVYDFDQTEAIQDISPLKKLDIPLAELVVDTQRYFDYHHSEQDTFDKVNKRELLLGAVAITQMIFMVDKNW from the coding sequence ATGAAAAAAATATTCATTATACTTCCACTCTTTTTGAGTGGATTTTTATTTTCTCAAAAAAAGCCACAAAAAAATCCGGCAAAAAAAACAACGCTTGCCAAATTCAATTATCATGATGAGTTCAGAAAAATTTCAGATGAAATCATGACCAATGGTAAGGCTTATGACAATCTTGGTGAACTTACAAAAGGAATCGGATCACGTTTCAGTGCAACTCCCGGTTATACAAAAGCCGTAGAATGGGCAGAAAAAAAGTTCAAGGAAATAGGTATTGACATGATCTGGAGACAAGAGGCCAAAGCACCTGTCTGGATCCGGGGAAAAGAATCCTTACAGATAAAAGCCGGAAATGGAGATTGGAAAAATATCAGAATGCTTTCTTTTGGAAACTCTGAAGGAACAGGAGGAAAAGATCTTACAGGTGAAATTATCTTGATTAATTCCACCTCAGAGCTTAATGCCATGTCAATAGGGCAGTTAAAAGACAAGATCGTTTTCGTGAACGTTCCTATGGATCCAAAAATCATCAATACAAGCGACTCCTATTTACAGACTGCAAAATCAAAATTAATTTCCGCTTCTATCATTGCCAAAACAGGCGCAAAAGCATTAATTATAAGATCACTTACAACAGCCAATGATGATACTCCTCATGCTAAAATGATTTATTATGAGCCGGATGATAAAATTAAAATTCCTGCTTTATCCATTGGAGTAAGATCTGCAGATGAACTGGAAAAAACATTGAAAAAACAAAAGGTCATGGCCAAAATCAACATGACTGCTGAATCAAAAGGTGACACTACAAACCCTAATATTATTGCTGAAATTCAAGGTAAGAAAGATTCTAAAGTGATTGTTTTAGGCGCTCAGCTTGATTCCTGGGATTTTGGTGAAGGTGCCATTGATGATGGAACTGGTGTTGTACAATGTATCGAAGTTTTAAGAACACTGAAAGCGCTTGGATACGAAAATAACCATACCATCCGGGTAGTCCTGTACGCCAATAGTGAAAACGGAGGACAGGGCCGCGAGATGTATGCCGCTTTTGTAAAAAAGAGAGATGAAAAACATGTTTTTGCTTTAGGAACAGATGCCGGAGGTTATTCTCCACGAGGATTTTCTCTGGATATGTCACCTCAGAGAAGAAGATTGATTTATCCATGGAAAGAATATTTTCTCCCTTATGGCGTTTATGATTTCGACCAAACTGAGGCAATTCAGGACATTTCTCCCTTAAAAAAACTTGATATTCCCTTAGCAGAGCTGGTAGTTGATACCCAAAGGTATTTTGATTACCACCATTCCGAACAGGATACTTTTGACAAAGTGAACAAAAGAGAATTGCTTCTCGGAGCAGTAGCCATCACACAGATGATTTTTATGGTTGATAAAAACTGGTAA
- a CDS encoding FKBP-type peptidyl-prolyl cis-trans isomerase: MKKILFISAISLLSCNRNTQTAHPPVGGVLSQKDLDVSKNRMKNLNTIERGQIQDWINGQSVKFYPTQLNYWVTAEGYDQRERRKDETLISYSYDLYDFDQTKIYDQSFERRDARFGHFDELKAVENALRFIQDGEEVTLLVPSSLAYGTFGDEKKIDNDIPLIIKLKAL; the protein is encoded by the coding sequence ATGAAAAAAATACTCTTCATATCAGCCATAAGCCTGTTGAGCTGCAACAGAAATACACAGACGGCCCATCCTCCGGTAGGCGGTGTTTTAAGCCAAAAAGATCTGGATGTTTCTAAAAACAGGATGAAAAATCTGAATACCATAGAAAGAGGCCAGATTCAGGATTGGATCAATGGCCAGTCTGTGAAATTCTATCCTACGCAGCTTAATTACTGGGTAACGGCAGAAGGCTATGATCAGAGAGAAAGAAGAAAAGACGAAACTTTGATTTCTTACTCTTATGATCTGTATGATTTTGATCAGACTAAAATCTACGACCAGTCTTTTGAAAGAAGAGATGCCAGATTCGGGCACTTTGATGAACTGAAGGCAGTGGAGAACGCTTTGCGTTTTATACAGGATGGAGAGGAAGTGACGCTTTTGGTACCGTCTTCTTTGGCTTACGGAACTTTCGGGGACGAAAAGAAAATAGATAACGACATTCCATTAATCATAAAATTAAAAGCTCTATAA
- a CDS encoding NUDIX domain-containing protein, whose translation MIDKINIRVYACAVKDKQVLTLFEEYAGEPLMKFPGGGLEYGEGVLECLHREFDEELNVQINVLEHFYTQENFLVSRFKENEQLLTIYYIVDIVNEEDFIIMDPCIEKTEWIDIDRPDNPFPLPIDKIVFDKLKEKFL comes from the coding sequence ATGATAGATAAGATCAACATTAGAGTGTATGCGTGTGCAGTAAAAGACAAACAAGTTCTGACTTTATTTGAAGAATATGCCGGCGAACCTTTAATGAAATTTCCGGGTGGCGGATTGGAATATGGTGAAGGAGTACTGGAATGCCTGCATCGTGAGTTTGATGAAGAACTGAATGTACAGATCAATGTCCTGGAACATTTTTATACTCAGGAAAACTTTCTGGTTTCCCGCTTCAAAGAAAACGAGCAGCTTCTTACCATATATTATATAGTAGATATAGTGAATGAAGAAGATTTTATTATCATGGATCCCTGCATTGAAAAAACAGAGTGGATTGATATCGACAGACCAGACAATCCTTTCCCTCTTCCGATAGATAAGATTGTATTTGATAAATTAAAAGAAAAATTCCTGTAA
- a CDS encoding M28 family peptidase — MKKIAGTSLLLFGMAVFGQAKEDSIQFKKISTEILNNGKGYNELRELTKTIGNRLSGSEAYEKSVQWAAQKLRDAGADKVWLQDVMIPVWVRGKESLHIQASNGKWKNIKMLSLGNSEGTNGKDISGEIIMVKSLEEYDLLPAEKVKDKIVFFNHPFNQGNVQTFISYRDASAYRRTTASLTAKKGGKFAIIRSLSSALDDVPHTGNMRYDENISKIPAITIGNTSADELETLLKKQKVTAKLNSNCGMKGEKLSHSVIGEITGKKDQSVIVVGGHLDSWDVGEGAHDDGAGIVQSIEVLRTFKKLGIQNNHTIRAVCFANEENGTKGGKQYGKIAKENSEKHLFAIETDAGGFSPRGISLEMDDPQRNQIKSWVNLFLPYGIYNFEGKYSGSDIAPLHEMGVPTAELVPDPQRYFDIHHTEEDTFEKVNRRELLLGSAVMTQLIYMIDKNW; from the coding sequence ATGAAAAAGATAGCAGGAACTTCATTATTGCTTTTTGGAATGGCTGTTTTTGGTCAGGCTAAAGAAGATTCTATCCAATTCAAAAAGATTTCCACAGAAATTCTGAACAATGGCAAAGGATACAATGAACTGAGAGAACTTACCAAAACGATAGGCAACCGTTTAAGCGGTTCTGAAGCGTATGAGAAATCAGTACAATGGGCTGCACAGAAACTCCGTGATGCCGGAGCCGATAAAGTATGGCTTCAGGATGTCATGATCCCGGTATGGGTAAGAGGAAAAGAATCCTTGCACATCCAGGCTTCAAACGGAAAGTGGAAAAATATTAAAATGCTTTCCCTCGGAAATTCCGAAGGTACAAACGGAAAGGATATTTCAGGTGAAATTATTATGGTAAAATCGCTTGAAGAATATGATCTGCTTCCCGCAGAAAAGGTGAAAGATAAGATTGTATTTTTCAACCATCCTTTTAATCAGGGAAATGTACAGACTTTCATTTCTTACCGTGATGCCAGTGCTTACAGACGAACTACTGCTTCATTAACGGCTAAAAAAGGAGGTAAATTCGCCATCATCCGGTCACTTTCTTCCGCTCTTGACGATGTTCCTCACACAGGTAATATGCGCTATGATGAAAACATTTCAAAAATACCGGCCATTACCATCGGAAATACTTCCGCTGATGAACTGGAAACGCTGTTGAAAAAACAGAAAGTAACAGCAAAGCTCAATTCCAACTGCGGAATGAAAGGTGAAAAGCTTTCCCATTCTGTAATCGGGGAAATCACTGGTAAAAAAGATCAGAGCGTTATTGTTGTCGGCGGTCACCTTGATTCCTGGGATGTTGGTGAAGGCGCTCATGACGACGGAGCCGGAATTGTACAAAGTATCGAGGTCTTGAGAACATTTAAAAAATTAGGAATACAGAACAACCATACTATCCGCGCCGTCTGCTTTGCCAACGAAGAAAACGGAACGAAAGGCGGAAAACAATATGGTAAAATTGCCAAAGAAAACAGCGAAAAACATCTTTTTGCGATAGAAACAGACGCCGGAGGTTTCTCACCACGGGGAATTTCCCTGGAAATGGATGATCCTCAAAGAAATCAGATCAAAAGCTGGGTCAACCTGTTTTTACCTTATGGAATTTATAATTTCGAAGGCAAATATTCAGGATCGGATATTGCTCCTCTTCACGAGATGGGAGTTCCCACAGCTGAACTGGTTCCTGATCCGCAGCGTTATTTTGATATTCACCACACCGAAGAAGACACTTTTGAAAAAGTCAACCGAAGAGAACTGCTGCTTGGTTCAGCGGTAATGACACAACTTATTTATATGATTGATAAAAATTGGTAA
- a CDS encoding branched-chain amino acid aminotransferase: MIIQKTENSRISTFDPNDFSFGGTFIDHMIICEYEDGKWGDVKLVPYGPIPFTPAMMGVNYGQACFEGMKAYKDKDGQVFLFRPEKNFERINKSAKRLAMPEVTEEMFLDGLKALVDIDREWIPQGEGMSLYIRPLIFATEEALKARVSNKYMFAIVATPAKSYYSEPVSVKISDHYSRAANGGVGSAKAAGNYAASFYPTQLAIEEGYEQIIWTDDATHEYFEESGTMNVFVRINDTIYTPPTSEKILDGVTRDSFIQLAKKRGIEVKVEPIPVKTVIEALKNGSLKEVWGVGTAVVTTQFQALGYQGEKLELPRLSDEESFAAILKKDLVDLQTNLSEDPFGWRVVVDHALETV, from the coding sequence ATGATAATTCAAAAAACTGAAAACTCCAGAATTTCTACATTTGACCCTAACGATTTTTCATTTGGTGGTACTTTCATAGATCATATGATTATATGTGAGTATGAAGATGGAAAATGGGGTGATGTAAAATTAGTTCCTTACGGTCCGATTCCATTTACGCCTGCCATGATGGGAGTAAACTATGGACAAGCTTGTTTTGAAGGTATGAAAGCCTATAAAGACAAAGACGGGCAGGTTTTCCTTTTCAGGCCTGAAAAGAATTTTGAACGTATCAATAAGTCGGCAAAGCGCCTTGCTATGCCTGAGGTAACTGAAGAAATGTTTTTAGACGGGTTAAAAGCGTTAGTAGATATTGACAGAGAGTGGATTCCACAGGGGGAAGGAATGTCTCTTTATATCAGACCATTGATTTTTGCTACGGAGGAAGCTTTGAAAGCAAGAGTATCTAATAAATATATGTTTGCTATCGTTGCAACACCAGCGAAGAGCTATTATTCTGAGCCGGTATCTGTGAAAATCTCTGACCACTATTCAAGAGCTGCAAACGGAGGAGTAGGTTCTGCAAAAGCTGCAGGTAACTACGCTGCTTCTTTCTATCCTACGCAATTGGCGATCGAAGAAGGATATGAGCAAATCATCTGGACGGATGATGCTACTCACGAATATTTTGAAGAGAGTGGTACAATGAATGTATTTGTAAGAATCAACGATACGATCTATACACCTCCAACGTCTGAGAAAATCCTTGACGGAGTGACAAGAGACAGTTTCATTCAGTTAGCTAAGAAAAGAGGAATTGAAGTGAAAGTAGAACCAATTCCTGTGAAAACAGTTATTGAAGCGTTGAAGAACGGTTCTCTTAAAGAAGTGTGGGGAGTAGGTACGGCAGTAGTAACCACTCAGTTCCAGGCTTTAGGGTATCAAGGTGAAAAACTTGAGCTTCCAAGATTATCTGACGAAGAAAGCTTCGCCGCTATTCTTAAAAAAGACCTGGTAGACCTGCAGACTAATCTTTCTGAAGATCCTTTCGGATGGAGAGTTGTGGTAGATCACGCTTTGGAAACAGTTTAA
- a CDS encoding peptidylprolyl isomerase has protein sequence MNVDKETYEGLNDGLYANLQTTKGNLIVKFEDKKAPVTVANFIGLAEGKIDNKAKAKGVPYYDGTIFHRVIKDFMIQGGDPQGTGAGDPGYKFEDERNDLKHTGKGILSMANSGPNTNGSQFFITEVATPWLDGKHTIFGKVVKGNDVIDAIANVEKGAQDKPKTDIVLEKVSVFSKGDEYKHYDAAKTFSEGKAKIAENNKAFLAKEEAEKKKREEEFKANQEKLVENLKAGMQKTESGLYYKITKTADGKAPKAGDNVSVHYAGKLVDGTEFDSSFKRNEPIEIPIGMGRVIKGWDEGILLLKEGETATLLIPPAMAYGERGAGGVIPPNSWLVFDVELVKVK, from the coding sequence ATGAACGTAGACAAAGAAACTTACGAAGGTCTTAATGACGGGCTTTATGCCAATCTTCAAACTACAAAAGGTAACCTAATTGTAAAGTTTGAGGACAAGAAAGCACCAGTAACTGTAGCCAACTTTATTGGTCTTGCAGAAGGGAAAATCGACAACAAAGCTAAGGCTAAAGGAGTTCCTTATTATGACGGAACTATTTTCCACAGAGTAATCAAAGATTTCATGATCCAGGGAGGAGATCCTCAGGGAACTGGAGCAGGTGATCCTGGATATAAATTCGAGGACGAAAGAAACGACCTTAAACATACAGGAAAAGGTATTCTTTCAATGGCGAACTCAGGACCTAATACAAACGGTTCTCAGTTTTTCATTACTGAAGTTGCTACACCTTGGTTAGATGGAAAACACACGATCTTCGGAAAAGTAGTAAAAGGTAACGACGTAATCGATGCTATTGCTAACGTTGAAAAAGGAGCTCAGGATAAACCTAAAACAGATATCGTTTTAGAGAAAGTTTCTGTTTTCAGTAAAGGTGATGAGTACAAACACTACGACGCAGCTAAAACTTTCAGCGAAGGAAAAGCAAAGATCGCAGAAAATAATAAAGCTTTTTTAGCTAAAGAAGAAGCTGAAAAGAAGAAAAGAGAAGAAGAATTCAAAGCTAACCAGGAGAAATTAGTTGAAAACTTAAAAGCTGGTATGCAAAAAACTGAATCAGGTCTTTACTATAAAATTACAAAAACAGCTGACGGTAAAGCTCCAAAAGCAGGTGATAATGTATCTGTACACTATGCAGGTAAATTAGTAGACGGAACTGAGTTCGATTCTTCATTCAAAAGAAACGAGCCGATCGAAATTCCAATCGGAATGGGAAGAGTAATCAAAGGATGGGATGAAGGTATCCTATTATTGAAAGAAGGTGAAACTGCTACATTACTGATCCCACCGGCAATGGCTTACGGAGAAAGAGGAGCAGGAGGAGTGATCCCGCCAAACTCCTGGTTAGTTTTCGATGTTGAGCTTGTAAAAGTAAAATAA
- the mnmD gene encoding tRNA (5-methylaminomethyl-2-thiouridine)(34)-methyltransferase MnmD: MKREIKTTNDGSKTLFINELNENYHSHHGALQEAEHVFIKNGLNLMNDCEINILELGFGTGLNVLVTINEYLKTDKNHVINYFSLEKYPINESEVKDLAYFEHFDNPEFKNIYQKIHLADWEKSVEIISGFNLKKIECDFFDLKDIDLPKINLVYFDCFGARVQPDLWEKPLFELVSDKMAINGLLTTYSSKGSVRRILQELNFQVEKKQGPPGKREMINAIKL; this comes from the coding sequence TTGAAAAGAGAAATTAAGACCACAAACGACGGAAGTAAAACATTGTTTATCAATGAATTAAATGAAAACTACCATTCTCATCATGGCGCACTTCAGGAGGCCGAACATGTGTTTATTAAAAATGGACTAAATTTGATGAATGATTGCGAAATTAATATTCTAGAACTCGGTTTTGGAACAGGTTTGAATGTTTTGGTGACAATTAATGAATATTTAAAAACTGACAAAAATCATGTCATCAATTATTTTTCGCTTGAAAAATACCCCATAAATGAATCCGAAGTTAAGGATTTGGCTTACTTTGAACATTTTGACAACCCTGAGTTTAAAAATATTTATCAGAAAATTCATCTGGCAGATTGGGAAAAGTCAGTAGAAATCATTAGTGGATTCAACCTTAAAAAGATAGAATGTGATTTTTTTGACCTAAAAGACATCGATTTGCCTAAAATCAATCTTGTTTATTTCGATTGTTTCGGTGCCAGAGTACAGCCTGATCTTTGGGAAAAGCCATTATTTGAACTGGTTTCTGACAAAATGGCCATTAACGGATTATTAACTACCTACTCTTCTAAAGGCAGCGTAAGAAGAATTCTTCAGGAACTGAATTTCCAGGTAGAAAAAAAACAGGGACCTCCGGGAAAGAGAGAGATGATCAATGCCATTAAATTATAG